A stretch of Acropora palmata chromosome 9, jaAcrPala1.3, whole genome shotgun sequence DNA encodes these proteins:
- the LOC141892204 gene encoding uncharacterized protein LOC141892204 produces MTEAYQTPESQVEEKKSTTVLLTEAERPSGIANVIDVNNHSTLQKLVQVTAWVKRFVNNLRASVTQGSRSTGRLEANELKDAEIEWLKSAQTELKKQHNFKQLEKELGIKTDRNVLRCEGRLLNSDLEIDARKPVILPTKHPFTRLIIEECHQRVLHSGVRATLAELRSRFWVPWGRQIVKRILGECVTCRRLTGKPYSAPPTASLPDFRVREAPPFSRVGVDFAGPLYVEQKSGEMDKAYIALFSCCVTRAVRLELVEDLSTATFRRCLRRFIARNGTPVLIVSDNAKTFQATQKALTRLFNHPEVRADLERDKIEWKFNLKRAP; encoded by the coding sequence ATGACAGAAGCCTATCAAACCCCAGAAAGTCAAGTAGAAGAGAAGAAGTCGACGACGGTTTTATTGACAGAAGCAGAACGTCCATCAGGTATCGCCAACGTGATAGATGTGAACAATCACAGCACCCTTCAGAAACTCGTTCAAGTGACGGCTTGGGTAAAGCGCTTTGTCAACAACTTGAGGGCGAGCGTGACTCAGGGGAGCAGGTCTACTGGAAGGTTGGAAGCAAATGAGCTTAAAGACGCCGAAATTGAATGGCTTAAGTCAGCCCAAACTGAACTTAAGAAACAGCATAACTTTAAACAGTTGGAGAAAGAGCTTGGCATTAAGACAGACCGGAATGTTTTGAGGTGTGAAGGTAGGCTTTTAAATTCAGATTTAGAGATCGACGCCCGGAAACCCGTGATCCTGCCCACAAAACACCCTTTCACAAGGTTAATAATcgaggagtgccaccagagaGTGCTTCATAGCGGAGTGAGAGCTACGTTAGCCGAGTTAAGATCCAGGTTTTGGGTACCATGGGGTAGACAGATTGTAAAGAGAATTTTGGGCGAATGTGTCACATGCAGAAGGTTAACTGGGAAACCCTATAGCGCTCCACCGACTGCATCGCTTCCCGACTTCAGGGTCAGAGAAGCACCACCATTCTCGAGGGTTGGTGTAGATTTTGCGGGCCCTCTTTATGTTGAGCAAAAATCTGGGGAAATGGATAAGGCTTACATTGCCTTGTTCTCGTGTTGCGTGACCAGAGCAGTGCGTCTGGAGTTAGTAGAAGATTTATCCACTGCCACATTTAGGCGATGCCTGCGAAGATTTATTGCTAGAAATGGGACTCCAGTGTTGATTGTTTCAGACAACGCCAAGACATTCCAAGCAACACAGAAAGCCCTAACTAGGTTATTCAATCACCCAGAGGTCCGAGCAGACTTAGAGCGTGACAAAATAGAGTGGAAATTTAACCTCAAAAGGGCACCCTGA
- the LOC141891996 gene encoding uncharacterized protein LOC141891996 codes for MLLEKIPDTLRLAITRGQNYLDWALGDMLNARLVEVELREDQCLTQPARVTGPSDNRRSSQPTASALFTRRGEDSRCPFCLGGHQPDQCKKVTNVGNRKRLLAKYGRCFNCTERGHRARDWKISASCKNCKGFHHASLCEAKLQTPSGESGPQPIGPAPVNSPNSMLVGTESRIALQTAQALIKGSRQGRRITCGNFKRERPYVGGPEEPVAVHTELGWVLSGPLKRQDVDSRQEVSVNFIGQDSVAFDRASLDSEIHKLWDLESIGIKSNEDVHESFENDIGFSEGRYSVKLPWKQGHDPLPSNINISLSRMKGQLKRLRKEPEVLDEYDSIIKEQLNSGVIEKVAELEQTEKVHYLPHHAVIRRDAETTKLRIVYDASSKEGKTGTSLNDCLHTGPSLNPLLFEILVRFRENRVALVGDIEKAFLNIAVDAKDRDSLRFLWVEDVRDNNLSIVVYRFCRVVFGLNASPFLLNGTIRHHLETFALKDPDFVKRMVEGFYVDDLVTGERTAGKAFTLFEKARDRMAKGGFNLRKWKTNDPELREKISSRETSKTSREVSRLEDGETYAKSKLESQGGMRGEKVLGLAWNCENDTLHFNFAHIIERARNLEVTKRNVLSLLASLFDPLGIISPVTVSMKALFQEICSSKFDWDKPLTGETKAKWDRWIKDLAETKEIRIDRCLYDVGGEGVQKCYLHGFGDASKKAYCATVYFVYLGMDEKTHVRLVASKTRVAPLKELSIPRLELMSARILAQLMDTVRVALQSQLKIDGVKFWLDSKTALSWIQNKGEWKQFVRHRVNEILKLTAKEDWAYCSTDENPADLGSRGGLASQLKENQLWWCGPSWLTGRPDE; via the exons ATGCTTCTAGAAAAGATCCCTGACACCCTGAGACTTGCCATCACGAGAGGACAAAATTATCTGGATTGGGCGTTAGGGGATATGCTGAACGCGCGACTGGTAGAGGTGGAACTGCGAGAAGACCAGTGCCTGACACAGCCAGCACGAGTTACGGGACCCAGCGACAACAGACGCAGTTCCCAGCCAACAGCGAGTGCCCTGTTTACAAGACGAGGAGAGGACAGCAGATGCCCGTTTTGTCTGGGGGGACACCAGCCGGACCAATGCAAGAAGGTGACAAACGTTGGAAACCGTAAGAGACTGTTAGCTAAATATGGTAGATGTTTTAATTGCACAGAAAGGGGACATCGCGCCCGTGATTGGAAAATAAGTGCTAGCTGTAAGAATTGTAAAGGTTTTCACCATGCTAGCCTATGCGAAGCTAAACTACAAACACCCTCAGGGGAGAGCGGCCCTCAGCCCATAGGACCGGCGCCAGTAAATAGTCCAAATAGTATGCTTGTAGGAACGGAAAGTAGGATCGCCCTTCAAACAGCACAAGCGCTGATTAAGGGGAGTAGACAGGGGAGG CGGATTACCTGTGGGAATTTCAAAAGGGAACGACCATACGTGGGGGGACCCGAAGAACCGGTCGCAGTACACACTGAGCTTGGTTGGGTGTTGTCGGGCCCCCTGAAAAGGCAAGACGTAGATAGTCGACAGGAAGTGTCAGTGAACTTCATAGGGCAGGATAGTGTAGCCTTCGACAGAGCCAGTTTAGATAGTGAAATTCATAAGTTGTGGGATCTAGAAAGTATTGGGATTAAGAGTAACGAAGATGTTCATGAATCTTTCGAAAACGACATAGGATTTTCGGAGGGGAGGTACTCAGTCAAGCTCCCCTGGAAGCAAGGTCACGACCCCCTTCCCAGTAATATCAATATTAGTTTGTCACGAATGAAGGGTCAGCTAAAACGACTACGCAAGGAGCCTGAAGTCTTAGACGAGTACGACTCCATCATCAAGGAGCAATTGAATTCTGGGGTTATCGAGAAGGTAGCCGAATTGGAACAAACAGAGAAGGTTCATTATTTACCCCATCATGCGGTTATTCGAAGGGACGCAGAAACTACGAAATTGCGAATTGTTTACGATGCCTCCTCGAAAGAAGGGAAAACCGGGACCTCTTTAAATGATTGTCTGCATACTGGGCCATCTCTAAACCCCTTGTTGTTCGAAATACTTGTCCGGTTTAGGGAAAATAGGGTTGCGCTAGTGGGTGACATAGAAAAGGCCTTTTTGAATATAGCAGTTGACGCGAAGGATCGAGATAGTTTACGGTTTCTGTGGGTTGAAGACGTGCGTGACAACAACCTGAGCATCGTGGTGTACAGGTTTTGTCGTGTCGTTTTCGGGTTGAATGCCTCACCATTTTTGCTAAACGGGACGATCAGACATCACTTAGAGACCTTTGCCCTTAAGGATCCAGATTTCGTGAAACGAATGGTGGAAGGGTTTTATGTCGATGACTTAGTAACGGGAGAACGCACAGCGGGCAAAGCCTTTACCCTGTTCGAGAAAGCAAGAGATAGAATGGCAAAAGGGGGGTTTAATTTGCGAAAGTGGAAAACAAACGACCCGGAATTGAGAGAGAAAATCAGTTCAAGAGAAACGAGTAAAACAAGTCGGGAAGTGAGCAGGCTTGAAGATGGGGAGACTTACGCCAAGTCAAAACTAGAATCCCAGGGTGGAATGAGGGGGGAAAAGGTGCTGGGTCTAGCTTGGAATTGTGAGAATGATACCCTCCATTTTAACTTCGCACACATCATTGAAAGGGCCAGGAATTTAGAagtcacaaaaagaaatgtgTTGAGCTTGCTGGCCAGTTTGTTTGACCCACTGGGAATAATCAGCCCTGTAACAGTGAGCATGAAAGCACTCTTCCAGGAGATCTGTAGCAGTAAGTTCGATTGGGACAAGCCCTTGACGGGAGAAACTAAGGCGAAATGGGACAGGTGGATCAAGGATTTGGCAGAAACGAAAGAGATCCGAATAGACCGATGTCTCTATGATGTGGGGGGAGAGGGTGTGCAAAAGTGCTATTTACACGGGTTCGGGGACGCAAGTAAGAAAGCCTACTGTGCCacagtttattttgtttacctGGGTATGGATGAGAAAACCCATGTAAGACTAGTAGCTAGCAAAACGAGAGTCGCCCCCTTAAAAGAATTGTCGATTCCGCGCCTGGAATTAATGTCAGCAAGGATACTTGCACAGCTAATGGACACGGTAAGGGTTGCGTTACAGTCACAGCTGAAAATAGATGGCGTGAAGTTCTGGTTAGACAGCAAGACAGCTCTCAGCTGGATACAAAACAAGGGAGAATGGAAACAGTTCGTACGTCACAGAGTCAACGAAATTTTAAAGCTGACTGCCAAAGAAGATTGGGCGTACTGTTCCACTGACGAAAATCCTGCGGACCTCGGTTCAAGAGGAGGACTTGCCTCCCAGTTGAAAGAAAACCAGCTTTGGTGGTGTGGTCCATCGTGGCTCACAGGAAGACCAGACGAATGA
- the LOC141892206 gene encoding uncharacterized protein LOC141892206 encodes MSNKKKRAGHRAFLTGILPEVDACLESHVVENKAELVKWKATLAEQLDKILPLDEGILAELVDDEKSTEEDVTAEIRDSARLKAEVTQRLAAIDEKLNVVTGTPPQASESGATSSFLNESQENDHINAATPATQKSARVKLPKLEVRKFNGKLHEWQEFWDSFASAIHTNESLSNVDKFSYLRGLLLEPARSTIAGFALTSANYQSAVDLLKRRYGKKTAIQRTLVNELLNARPVYSDRDTARLRSFYDLFETKY; translated from the coding sequence ATGTCgaacaagaaaaagagagcGGGCCACCGAGCATTCTTAACAGGAATCCTGCCAGAGGTCGACGCATGCCTTGAGAGCCATGTGGTCGAGAATAAAGCTGAACTGGTGAAATGGAAAGCAACGCTGGCAGAACAGTTAGATAAGATCCTGCCACTCGATGAAGGAATTTTGGCCGAACTAGTTGACGATGAAAAATCAACCGAAGAAGACGTGACGGCCGAGATCAGAGATAGTGCAAGGCTGAAGGCGGAGGTAACCCAGCGACTGGCAGCCATAGACGAAAAATTGAACGTTGTGACTGGGACACCTccccaagcaagcgaaagtggaGCCACGAGTTCTTTTCTGAATGAGAGTCAAGAGAATGACCACATAAACGCAGCGACCCCTGCAACTCAGAAAAGCGCACGGGTGAAACTCCCGAAACTAGAGGTTAGAAAGTTCAACGGAAAACTCCACGAATGGCAAGAGTTTTGGGACTCGTTCGCAAGCGCTATCCACACGAACGAATCGCTATCGAACGTAGACAAGTTCTCGTACTTGAGAGGATTGCTTTTAGAACCTGCGAGATCGACAATCGCAGGATTTGCCCTGACTTCAGCGAATTACCAATCTGCCGTGGATTTATTAAAGAGACGTTACGGAAAGAAGACTGCGATTCAACGGACACTCGTGAACGAACTGTTAAATGCGCGACCAGTCTATAGCGATAGAGACACGGCAAGACTTCGCAGTTTCTACGACCTTTTTGAGACAAAGTACTGA